The following proteins are co-located in the Serinus canaria isolate serCan28SL12 chromosome 17, serCan2020, whole genome shotgun sequence genome:
- the LOC103819095 gene encoding uncharacterized protein LOC103819095 isoform X2, whose translation MLCAGKKSYFAAAVCIMTVTSMLAVSYLKLQRLSHQPKVIQEGRRCRGKIAISTITALEGNKTFIISPYFDDRESKVTRLIGIVHHEDVKQLYCWFCCQANGKIYVSKAKIDVHSDRFGFPYGAADIVCLEPKNCDPTHVSIHQSPHGNIDQLPRFEIKNRKPETFSVDFTVCISAMFGNYNNVLQFIQSMEMYKILGVQKVVIYKNNCSHLMEKVLKFYIEEGTVEVIPWPINSHLRVSSKWRFMQDGTHIGYYGQITALNDCIYRNMERSKFVVLNDADEIILPLKHPDWKTMMNSLREQNPGTSVFLFENHIFPETVSSRTFNISSWNTVPGVNILQHVYREPDRKDVINPRKMIVDPRKVIQTSVHSVLRAYGKSVYVPMDVALIYHCRKALQGNLPRESLIRDTTLWKYNSSLIMNVNKVLSQTMLQTKN comes from the coding sequence ATGTTGTGTGCTGGGAAAAAATCctactttgctgctgctgtgtgcattATGACTGTAACTTCAATGCTTGCAGTTTCTTATCTGAAGTTACAGAGACTTTCTCATCAGCCAAAAGTAATTCAAGAAGGTAGAAGATGTAGAGGGAAAATTGCCATTAGCACAATAACAGCATTAGAAGGTAACAAAACTTTTATTATATCCCCATACTTTGATGACAGAGAAAGCAAAGTCACTCGTCTGATTGGGATTGTTCATCATGAGGATGTAAAACAACTCTACTGCTGGTTCTGCTGTCAGGCCAATGGAAAGATATATGtatcaaaagcaaaaattgATGTTCATTCAGATAGATTTGGATTTCCTTATGGTGCAGCAGATATAGTTTGTTTGGAACCTAAGAATTGTGATCCAACACATGTATCAATTCATCAGTCTCCACATGGAAATATTGACCAGCTGCCGaggtttgaaattaaaaatcgCAAGCCTGAGACCTTTTCTGTTGACTTCACCGTATGCATTTCTGCCATGTTTGGAAACTACAACAATGTCTTGCAGTTTATACAGAGTATGGAAATGTATAAGATTCTTGGAGTACAGAAAGTGGTGATCTATAAGAACAACTGCAGCCATCTGATGGAGAAAGTCTTGAAGTTTTATATAGAAGAAGGAACTGTTGAGGTAATTCCCTGGCCAATAAACTCACACCTTAGGGTTTCTTCTAAATGGCGCTTCATGCAAGACGGGACACACATTGGCTACTATGGACAAATCACTGCTCTAAATGACTGTATATACCGTAACATGGAAAGGAGCAAGTTTGTGGTCCTTAATGATGCTGATGAAATAATTCTTCCCCTTAAACACCCAGACTGGAAAACAATGATGAACAGTCTTCGGGAGCAAAACCCAGGGACCAGTGTTTTCCTCTTTGAGAACCATATCTTCCCAGAAACTGTATCTTCTCGCACGTTCAACATTTCATCTTGGAATACTGTGCCAGGTGTTAACATATTACAGCATGTATACAGAGAGCCTGACAGGAAAGATGTAATTAATCCCAGGAAAATGATAGTTGATCCACGAAAGGTGATTCAGACTTCAGTCCATTCTGTCCTACGTGCTTATGGGAAGAGTGTGTATGTTCCCATGGATGTTGCCCTCATTTATCACTGTCGGAAGGCCCTTCAAGGAAACCTTCCCAGAGAATCTCTCATCAGGGATACAACACTGTGGAAATATAACTCATCATTAATCATGAATGTTAACAAGGTTCTATCTCAAACCATGCTGCAAACCAAAAATTGA
- the LOC103819095 gene encoding uncharacterized protein LOC103819095 isoform X1, giving the protein MCQKVSEIRQHKLQGQRNLHGHLDTFKMLCAGKKSYFAAAVCIMTVTSMLAVSYLKLQRLSHQPKVIQEGRRCRGKIAISTITALEGNKTFIISPYFDDRESKVTRLIGIVHHEDVKQLYCWFCCQANGKIYVSKAKIDVHSDRFGFPYGAADIVCLEPKNCDPTHVSIHQSPHGNIDQLPRFEIKNRKPETFSVDFTVCISAMFGNYNNVLQFIQSMEMYKILGVQKVVIYKNNCSHLMEKVLKFYIEEGTVEVIPWPINSHLRVSSKWRFMQDGTHIGYYGQITALNDCIYRNMERSKFVVLNDADEIILPLKHPDWKTMMNSLREQNPGTSVFLFENHIFPETVSSRTFNISSWNTVPGVNILQHVYREPDRKDVINPRKMIVDPRKVIQTSVHSVLRAYGKSVYVPMDVALIYHCRKALQGNLPRESLIRDTTLWKYNSSLIMNVNKVLSQTMLQTKN; this is encoded by the exons atgtgcCAGAAAGTATCTGAG ATAAGGCAGCATAAATTACAAGGACAAAGAAATTTGCATGGACATTTAGATACGTTCAAAATGTTGTGTGCTGGGAAAAAATCctactttgctgctgctgtgtgcattATGACTGTAACTTCAATGCTTGCAGTTTCTTATCTGAAGTTACAGAGACTTTCTCATCAGCCAAAAGTAATTCAAGAAGGTAGAAGATGTAGAGGGAAAATTGCCATTAGCACAATAACAGCATTAGAAGGTAACAAAACTTTTATTATATCCCCATACTTTGATGACAGAGAAAGCAAAGTCACTCGTCTGATTGGGATTGTTCATCATGAGGATGTAAAACAACTCTACTGCTGGTTCTGCTGTCAGGCCAATGGAAAGATATATGtatcaaaagcaaaaattgATGTTCATTCAGATAGATTTGGATTTCCTTATGGTGCAGCAGATATAGTTTGTTTGGAACCTAAGAATTGTGATCCAACACATGTATCAATTCATCAGTCTCCACATGGAAATATTGACCAGCTGCCGaggtttgaaattaaaaatcgCAAGCCTGAGACCTTTTCTGTTGACTTCACCGTATGCATTTCTGCCATGTTTGGAAACTACAACAATGTCTTGCAGTTTATACAGAGTATGGAAATGTATAAGATTCTTGGAGTACAGAAAGTGGTGATCTATAAGAACAACTGCAGCCATCTGATGGAGAAAGTCTTGAAGTTTTATATAGAAGAAGGAACTGTTGAGGTAATTCCCTGGCCAATAAACTCACACCTTAGGGTTTCTTCTAAATGGCGCTTCATGCAAGACGGGACACACATTGGCTACTATGGACAAATCACTGCTCTAAATGACTGTATATACCGTAACATGGAAAGGAGCAAGTTTGTGGTCCTTAATGATGCTGATGAAATAATTCTTCCCCTTAAACACCCAGACTGGAAAACAATGATGAACAGTCTTCGGGAGCAAAACCCAGGGACCAGTGTTTTCCTCTTTGAGAACCATATCTTCCCAGAAACTGTATCTTCTCGCACGTTCAACATTTCATCTTGGAATACTGTGCCAGGTGTTAACATATTACAGCATGTATACAGAGAGCCTGACAGGAAAGATGTAATTAATCCCAGGAAAATGATAGTTGATCCACGAAAGGTGATTCAGACTTCAGTCCATTCTGTCCTACGTGCTTATGGGAAGAGTGTGTATGTTCCCATGGATGTTGCCCTCATTTATCACTGTCGGAAGGCCCTTCAAGGAAACCTTCCCAGAGAATCTCTCATCAGGGATACAACACTGTGGAAATATAACTCATCATTAATCATGAATGTTAACAAGGTTCTATCTCAAACCATGCTGCAAACCAAAAATTGA